The Acidobacteriota bacterium nucleotide sequence GGCAGGCAATATTTTGGGCAAGGGGTATCTCGCGGGTCTGGGCATGGCCATCGGCACGGTGTTCGGTCGTATCGCCGGAGAGGAGGCTGCGCGCCGTGCCCACGCCTAATGCACAACCCGGAACGGGTAAGCTGACGCTGGCCATTCTGCAGGATGGCGAGCGCGTCATGCGCATCTGCAACGCCTGCCGCTACTGTGAAGGCTTCTGCGCTGTCTTCCCCGCGATGGAACGGCGAATGGAGTTCGGCGAGAAGGACCTGCTCTACCTCGCCAATCTTTGCCACGATTGTGGCGAGTGTTATTACTCCTGCCAGTACGCGCCACCGCATGAATTCGCGGTCCATATCCCGCAGACCATGGCGGAGATTCGCCGCCAGACTTATAGCGAGTACGCCTGGCCCGGCGCGCTGAAGGGATTGTTCGCGCATAACGGTTTGGCTTTGGCGTTGGGTGCATTGATCGCGCCGCTGCTGTTTATGACTTACCTTTATGCCGTTGCCGCGCCGGGAGTTTTCTTCGGCGCGCACGCGGTGGCCGATGGTGCGTTCTATCGCGTGATGCCGCACGGCGCGATGATCGCGGTTTTTTTACTGTTGGGCATTGGCGTGGCCGTTGCCTTCGCCGCCGGGCTATGGCGATTCTGGCGAGACCTCGGTGAGCCGCTCGCCACGCTGTTTGACGGGAAGGCGATGCAGCAGGCGATAGTGGACGCGATGACGCTGCGCTATTTGGATGGAGGCGGAGAAGGTTGCGCGTATCCGGATGAAGTGCCGTCAACGGCGCGGCGGACGTTTCATCATCTGACTTTCTACGGTTTTCTATTTTGCTTCGCCGCAACCAGCGTGGCCGCCGTGTATCACAACTTGCTGGGATGGCAAGCGCCCTACGCGCTGCTCAGCGTCCCTGTTGTTTTCGGAACCATCGGCGGCATCGGACTGCTGATCGGGCCCGTGGGCTTGATGTGGCTGAAAATCGCTCGCGATCCCGAGACGCAGGACCGCAAGCAGTCGGGAATGGATACCACGTTTCTGGCCATGCTGTTTCTCACCAGCCTCACCGGATTTTTGTTGCTGATCCTGCGCGAGTCCTCCGCGATGGGCGTGGTGCTGGCGATTCATCTTGGCATAGTTGCGGGGCTATTTATTACCATGCCGTATGGAAAATTCGTGCATGCGATCTATCGTTCGGCGGCGCTGGTGCTGAATGCGCTGGAGAAGCGCCGCCCGGTGAAACTTCCTGTCGGAGAAATTTGATCCGGCGGCGTTATAATGAGTGAGCTAAAAAAAGATAAAAGACGAGGGAACGATGGTGAATATGCGAAAAGTTATGGTTGCCATGCTGCTGGGTCTCATACTGACTGGTAGCGCGATGGCGCAGATGAAGAGTCTTACGATCATTGCGCCGGCGGCTCCGGGCGGCGGGTGGGATCAGACGGCGCGCATGATGCAGCAGGCGTTGCAGCAGGGTGGCATCGCCTCGCCCGTAAAGGTGATGAACGTGCCCGGCGCGGGCGGCACCATTGGTCTGGCGCAGTTTGTCAGCAATGACAAAGCCAAGCCCGACGTGCTGATGGCCATGGGCCTGATCATGGTGGGAGCGGTGCTCACCAATAAATCTCCCGTAACGCTGGCGCAGATTACGCCCATCGCGCGGCTCACCGGTGAGTACGAAGTGCTGGTGGTGCCCGCGGCTTCTCCCTATAAAACGCTAGCGGACTTCATGAAGGCGTGGAAGGAGAATCCGGGAATGGCTATCGCGGGAGGCTCGGCGGGCGGGACGGATCACATGCTGGCGGGGTTGCTCGCTAAAGCCTCTGGCGTGGATGTGAACAAGGTGAATTACGTGCCGCACTCCGGCGGCGGCGAGTCCATTGCTTCGCTGATCGGCAATCAGGTGGCGGCGGGGATTAATGGCCTTGGAGAACTCGTCCCGTTCATCAAGTCGGGCAAGCTGCGTGCGCTGGCCATCTCGTCCGACAAGCGGTTGGCGGGCATGGACATTCCCACCTTCACCGAGCAGAGCGTGAATCTGACGCTGGCTAACTGGCGCGGCGTGGTCGCGCCGCCCGGCATCAGCGTTCCGCAGAAGGCCGCGTTGGTCGCGATGGTGGACAAGATGCACCAGTCGCAGCAGTGGAAGGACATTCTCAAGAAGAATGACTGGATTGATCTCTATCAATCCGGCGCGCCATTCGACGCCTATCTCAAGGACGAAGACAAACGCGCAACAGAAGTGTTGCGCTCCATCGGGCTAGTGAAATAAGTAATTGCGCGGCGTATCGCTTTACGTTGTCATTCTGAGCGCAGCGAAGAATCTGTTTTTCTCAACTTGTAAGGGCACAGCAGTTCCTGCGCTGCGCTCAGAATGACAGTGCTTGGGGTTATCCATCATGCGCCATCGCCAATGTGGAATCGTGAAGACGGATGTTTGCATCGGTCTGACCGTCGCGGTGCTCGGAGGCCTGCTGGCATTGGGGTTGAGCGGCATAAACTTTGGCGCGGGCTATGACCGCATCGGTCCGCGTTTCTTTCCCTACGTGGTGGCCGTGGGCTTGCTGGCGCTGGGCGGCTGGTTCCTGGCGGCGGGTTTTCTCCGCAACGAATCGGCAGAGCAGGAGACAACCGGAATACCTGTCAACTGGCCGCCATTGATCCATCTGGCGCTGGCTCTTGTGTTGACACTCGTTTTGCTGGAGCCAGCGGGTTTCATTCTCGCCTGCGCTGCGCAGTTCTGGTTGGTGGCCCGAGCCTTCGGCAGCAGGAGGCCCTTCCGCGATGGCGTAGCAGGCTTGGTCCTTTCTTCAGTCTGTTTCCTGGCATTCTCGAAGGGCCTTGGCCTGACCCTCCCATCCGGCGTTCTCTCCTTCGTTGGTTGATAGCGGGGTTGCCTGGTTTTCACGTATCCTTAGCATGGAAGACGTTTTCATTCGCGAAGGTAATCTGTCCGATGCGGACGCCATTGCGCGCGTCCATGTTCGAAGCTGGCAGGCTACGTATGCAGGGATCCTGCCGTCTGAACTGCTGTATAGC carries:
- a CDS encoding tripartite tricarboxylate transporter substrate binding protein; translated protein: MRKVMVAMLLGLILTGSAMAQMKSLTIIAPAAPGGGWDQTARMMQQALQQGGIASPVKVMNVPGAGGTIGLAQFVSNDKAKPDVLMAMGLIMVGAVLTNKSPVTLAQITPIARLTGEYEVLVVPAASPYKTLADFMKAWKENPGMAIAGGSAGGTDHMLAGLLAKASGVDVNKVNYVPHSGGGESIASLIGNQVAAGINGLGELVPFIKSGKLRALAISSDKRLAGMDIPTFTEQSVNLTLANWRGVVAPPGISVPQKAALVAMVDKMHQSQQWKDILKKNDWIDLYQSGAPFDAYLKDEDKRATEVLRSIGLVK
- the tcuB gene encoding tricarballylate utilization 4Fe-4S protein TcuB, which translates into the protein MRICNACRYCEGFCAVFPAMERRMEFGEKDLLYLANLCHDCGECYYSCQYAPPHEFAVHIPQTMAEIRRQTYSEYAWPGALKGLFAHNGLALALGALIAPLLFMTYLYAVAAPGVFFGAHAVADGAFYRVMPHGAMIAVFLLLGIGVAVAFAAGLWRFWRDLGEPLATLFDGKAMQQAIVDAMTLRYLDGGGEGCAYPDEVPSTARRTFHHLTFYGFLFCFAATSVAAVYHNLLGWQAPYALLSVPVVFGTIGGIGLLIGPVGLMWLKIARDPETQDRKQSGMDTTFLAMLFLTSLTGFLLLILRESSAMGVVLAIHLGIVAGLFITMPYGKFVHAIYRSAALVLNALEKRRPVKLPVGEI
- a CDS encoding tripartite tricarboxylate transporter TctB family protein, yielding MRHRQCGIVKTDVCIGLTVAVLGGLLALGLSGINFGAGYDRIGPRFFPYVVAVGLLALGGWFLAAGFLRNESAEQETTGIPVNWPPLIHLALALVLTLVLLEPAGFILACAAQFWLVARAFGSRRPFRDGVAGLVLSSVCFLAFSKGLGLTLPSGVLSFVG